A single Phragmites australis chromosome 4, lpPhrAust1.1, whole genome shotgun sequence DNA region contains:
- the LOC133915027 gene encoding protein FAR1-RELATED SEQUENCE 6-like, with amino-acid sequence MMEVDTNPGEEELAFAGTQDDDDDAGDISPGSKELAALVEAAAAAAESIDLDDAGAAASPVTPYGDDRTPRDGLVFKSYEEVLNFYKRYALRTGFGVCVKKSSFTKAGLCRRLVLVCNKWGNGKEDACYQARPTAKTNCQATVVARLWGDGLLHLTDVNLEHNHALNPSAARFLRCYKTLPSGMSKDLVVRAARGECSGSGDIDVPIFDDWGRLKIGEADVVAINGFFTEMQTKLPNSFYVMDFYVEGHLRSVLWADSRSRAAYQYFSDAIWVDTTCLRNKFNIPLVSFLGVNHHGQLVLLGCGLLSDESTESFLWLFKSWLTCMKGRPPNAIVTDECVAIKAAVREVFPKARHRISDWHVVRSISEKLGEFPEYEAMRTELETVIYDSLKDDEFEARWKNWTDRFGLQDNEWIIFLYENRHLWVPAYLKDAFWAGLCTVNQQESPSAFFEDSISPETTLAPFLASYMILLENKYKMEQQDDFESLNSSRVLISKFPMEEQLSKLYTLNMFIKFQDELKATMHCQVQLDGSASSFIAIDLAEAASETLNKKYEVVHCMATNRMECNCGLFQFSGIICRHALSVLKWQQVYDILPCYVLSRWRSDFKQLHALDNPSKDLATSNHVERYDYISLQCLRLVEIGMASDEKYRYALRLLQDMKDTLLDDSLCRDLEQKLTPAERTIVNGDNHAQPRSSEGGPTKKRRGRPPKKSKEISMDPMDSLLVSSDATQKGAFHSSSTASNLGTHVRTHGVVDLMEDVNPNEISFDSRYGMQSGHPHHFGNQLHAGNTLQFGQPTSAAEHSRVQWMYSNIFPDDQVPYGRRTS; translated from the exons ATGATGGAGGTGGACACGAATCCGGGGGAGGAGGAACTGGCCTTCGCGGGCACccaggacgacgacgacgatgcggGGGACATCTCCCCCGGCAGCAAGGAGCTCGCGGCcttggtggaggcggcggcggcggcggcggagagcaTCGATCTGGACGACGCCGGGGCCGCCGCGTCGCCGGTAACGCCGTACGGGGACGACCGGACGCCGCGGGACGGGCTGGTGTTCAAGTCCTACGAGGAGGTGCTCAACTTCTACAAGCGCTACGCGCTGCGCACAGGCTTCGGCGTCTGCGTCAAGAAGTCCTCCTTCACCAAGGCCGGCCTCTGCCGCCGCCTGGTGCTCGTCTGCAACAAGTGGGGGAACGGCAAGGAGGACGCCTGCTACCAGGCCAGGCCAACCGCCAAGACCAACTGCCAGGCCACCGTAGTCGCGAGGCTGTGGGGGGACGGCCTGCTGCACCTGACGGACGTGAATCTTGAGCACAATCACGCGCTGAATCCATCGGCGGCGCGATTTCTGAGGTGTTACAAGACGCTGCCCAGTGGGATGAGCAAAGATCTCGTGGTGAGGGCTGCCAGAGGGGAGTGCTCGGGTTCCGGTGACATAGATGTCCCGATATTTGATGACTGGGGGAGACTTAAGATTGGGGAAGCGGATGTTGTGGCCATCAACGGTTTTTTCACCGAGATGCAGACCAAGCTGCCAAACTCCTTCTATGTCATGGATTTTTATGTAGAGGGCCATCTGAGGAGTGTCCTGTGGGCTGATTCGAGATCCAGGGCAGCGTATCAGTACTTTAGCGATGCTATTTGGGTTGACACGACGTGCCTAAGAAACAAGTTTAATATCCCACTTGTTTCATTTCTGGGTGTGAATCACCATGGTCAGCTTGTACTGTTAGGCTGTGGCTTGCTGTCGGATGAGAGTACAGAGAGCTTCTTATGGCTGTTCAAGTCATGGTTAACTTGTATGAAGGGAAGACCCCCAAATGCCATAGTTACTGATGAATGTGTGGCGATAAAAGCTGCAGTTCGAGAAGTGTTTCCGAAGGCACGCCATAGAATAAGTGATTGGCATGTAGTAAGAAGTATTTCAGAAAAATTAGGGGAGTTCCCAGAATATGAAGCAATGAGAACCGAATTGGAGACTGTAATATATGATTCTTTGAAGGATGATGAGTTTGAGGCAAGGTGGAAGAACTGGACTGATAGATTTGGCCTTCAGGATAATGAATGGATCATCTTTCTGTATGAGAATCGACATTTGTGGGTCCCTGCCTATCTTAAGGATGCCTTCTGGGCTGGGTTGTGTACTGTTAACCAGCAAGAAAGTCCAAGTGCATTCTTTGAGGATTCAATCAGCCCAGAGACCACATTGGCGCCGTTCCTTGCGAGCTACATGATTCTTTTGGAGAACAAATACAAAATGGAGCAACAAGATGACTTTGAGTCATTAAATAGCAGCAGGGTCCTGATATCAAAGTTCCCAATGGAAGAACAGCTATCCAAATTGTACACCTTAAATATGTTTATAAAGTTCCAGGATGAGCTAAAGGCAACCATGCATTGTCAAGTTCAGCTGGATGGATCGGCATCTTCTTTTATAGCTATTGATTTGGCTGAAGCAGCCAGTGAAACGCTGAATAAAAAGTACGAGGTTGTTCACTGTATGGCGACCAACAGGATGGAGTGTAACTGTGGTCTATTTCAGTTTAGTGGCATCATTTGTCGGCATGCATTATCTGTGCTTAAATGGCAGCAAGTATACGACATCCTCCCTTGTTATGTACTTAGCAGGTGGCGGAGTGACTTTAAGCAGTTGCATGCCCTGGATAATCCATCAAAGGATTTGGCAACAAGTAATCACGTTGAACGTTATGATTATATTTCTTTGCAGTGCCTCCGTCTTGTTGAGATTGGAATGGCATCAGATGAGAAGTATCGGTATGCATTAAGACTCCTACAAGACATGAAAGACacccttcttgatgatagtcTGTGCCGTGATTTGGAGCAGAAACTTACACCAGCTGAACGTACGATTGTGAATGGTGACAACCATGCACAACCTCGTTCATCCGAGGGGGGTCCAACAAAAAAGCGCCGAGGCCGTCCTCCTAAAAAGAGTAAAGAGATAAGCATGGATCCCATG GACTCCTTATTGGTATCCTCCGATGCAACTCAGAAGGGTGCTTTTCATTCTTCTTCGACTGCCTCAAACCTTGGTACTCATGTCAGGACACATGGAGTTGTTGATCTCATG GAAGATGTTAATCCAAATGAGATATCATTCGACAGCCGTTATGGCATGCAATCTGGTCACCCTCACCACTTTGGTAACCAGCTGCATGCAGGAAACACTTTGCAG TTTGGCCAACCTACGTCAGCAGCCGAGCACTCTAGGGTCCAGTGGATGTATTCTAATATATTCCCG GACGATCAAGTGCCTTATGGCAGACGGACATCATAG
- the LOC133915025 gene encoding probable thiol methyltransferase 2 codes for MASPAISGQVLDGSNPSVARLRQLIGGRDPSDGWSRCWEEGVTPWDLGQPTPAVVELVRSGTLPSDAATVLVPGCGAGYDVVALSGPGRFVVGLDVCETAIQKAKQWSSSSSADGSFFAFVVADFFTWEPPELFDLIFDYTFFCALHPSMRPAWARRMAEVLKPDGELITLMYLAEGQEAGPPFNTTVLDYEEVLKPLGFVITSIQDNEVAVEPRKGMEKIARWKRMAHPTQSI; via the exons ATGGCATCTCCGGCCATCTCCGGCCAGGTCCTCGACGGCTCGAACCCGTCGGTGGCCCGCCTGCGGCAGCTCATCGGCGGCCGGGATCCTTCAG ATGGGTGGAGCCGGTGCTGGGAGGAAGGCGTGACGCCGTGGGACCTGGGCCAGCCCACACCGGCCGTCGTCGAGCTCGTGCGGTCTGGGACCCTGCCCAGTGACGCTGCCACCGTCCTCGTCCCGGGATGCGGCGCG GGGTACGACGTGGTTGCGCTCTCCGGCCCCGGCCGCTTCGTCGTCGGCCTCGACGTCTGCGAGACCGCCATCCAGAAGGCCAAACAG TGGTCGTCCTCATCATCGGCCGACGGCAGTTTCTTCGCCTTCGTCGTGGCGGACTTCTTCACCTGGGAGCCGCCGGAGCTGTTCGACCTCATCTTCGACTACAC ATTCTTCTGTGCTCTGCACCCGTCCATGAGGCCAGCATGGGCGAGGAGAATGGCCGAAGTGTTGAAGCCAGATGGAGAGCTCATTACCCTCATGTACCTG gcTGAAGGTCAGGAGGCTGGGCCACCATTCAATACAACAGTGCTCGA TTATGAGGAGGTGCTGAAGCCCCTGGGTTTCGTGATTACCAGCATCCAAGACAACGAGGTGGCAGTCGAGCCACGAAAG GGAATGGAGAAAATTGCAAGGTGGAAGAGGATGGCACACCCAACCCAATCGATCTGA
- the LOC133915029 gene encoding pentatricopeptide repeat-containing protein At2g27610-like, with translation MAALHAKLPPTPRLLTAPPSHGPPSGRPTSVGKSRYEPPDVVLDCKRLDRLMKSGRLGDAIDLFDRMPRKNVVAWTSAISGCTRNGRPEASLAMFVDMLESGVAPNGFACNAALAACADAGTLGLGEQVHSLAVRAGFAGDAWIGSCLIELYSRCGSLRAAEDVFRRMDSPDVVGYTSLISALCRYGEFGQAVEALCQMMKQGLQPNEHTLASMLAACPRVLGEQIHGYMLKAMGSQSVYASTALIDFYSRNGDFDLAIMVFENLDCKNVVSWCSMMQLHIRDGRLEDALRVFSGMMSEGVEPNEFAFSIALGACGFIGLGRQIHCSAIKRNLMTDIRVSNALLSMYGRSGLVEELEAVLNKTENPDLVSWTTAISAYFQNGFGEKAVALLSQMHSEGFTPNDYAFSSGLSSCADLALLDQGRQFHCLALKLGCDSKICTGNALINMYSKCGKIGSARLTFDVMHLHDVTSWNSLIHGFAQHGDANLALEAFSEMCSNGCKPDDSTFLGVLVGCNHAGLVKEGKMFFRLMMDQYGITPTPPHYACMIDMLGRSGRFDEALHMIEMMPFEPDVLVWKTLLASCKLHRNLDIGKLAAGKLMELSERDSASYVLMSNIYAMHGEWRDAGSVRRRMDEMGVKKEAGWSWIEVKNEVHAFVAGDMSHPDSASIYQMLGELVDVMQDTNSHMQIADLDVKD, from the coding sequence ATGGCCGCGCTCCACGCCAAGCTCCCACCCACACCTCGACTCCTCACCGCGCCACCGAGCCATGGACCGCCGAGCGGCCGCCCCACGTCCGTGGGCAAGAGCCGCTACGAGCCGCCGGACGTCGTTCTCGACTGCAAACGGCTGGACAGGCTCATGAAGTCCGGGAGGCTGGGGGACGCTATCGACCTGTTCGATCGAATGCCTCGCAAGAACGTCGTTGCCTGGACCTCGGCCATCTCCGGGTGCACGCGGAACGGGCGCCCCGAAGCGTCCTTGGCGATGTTCGTCGACATGCTGGAGTCCGGCGTCGCGCCGAACGGCTTCGCGTGCAACGCGGCCCTGGCGGCGTGCGCGGACGCGGGCACGCTCGGCCTCGGCGAGCAGGTGCACTCGCTCGCCGTGCGGGCGGGGTTCGCCGGGGACGCGTGGATCGGGAGTTGCCTGATCGAGCTGTACTCGAGGTGCGGTTCTCTTCGGGCGGCCGAGGATGTGTTTCGCCGGATGGACTCGCCAGACGTGGTGGGATACACCTCGCTCATCTCGGCGCTCTGCCGGTACGGCGAGTTTGGACAGGCTGTGGAGGCGCTCTGTCAGATGATGAAGCAGGGGTTGCAGCCGAATGAGCACACGCTGGCAAGCATGCTGGCAGCATGCCCTCGTGTTCTTGGAGAGCAGATACATGGATACATGCTCAAGGCAATGGGTTCGCAAAGTGTCTATGCATCGACTGCACTGATCGATTTCTATTCAAGAAACGGTGACTTTGACCTGGCGATCATGGTGTTTGAAAACCTCGACTGCAAGAACGTGGTGTCCTGGTGTTCCATGATGCAGCTGCACATCAGAGATGGAAGGTTGGAAGACGCGCTGCGAGTGTTTAGTGGTATGATGTCAGAAGGTGTCGAGCCAAATGAGTTTGCATTCTCAATTGCGCTAGGGGCTTGTGGATTCATTGGCCTGGGGCGTCAAATTCACTGCTCAGCCATCAAGCGCAACTTAATGACAGATATTCGAGTATCAAATGCTTTACTCTCTATGTATGGTAGAAGTGGTCTTGTAGAAGAACTCGAGGCTGTGCTCAACAAGACTGAAAATCCTGATCTTGTTAGCTGGACAACTGCTATTTCGGCATACTTCCAAAATGGTTTTGGTGAGAAGGCTGTGGCATTGCTTTCTCAGATGCATTCAGAAGGTTTCACACCGAATGACTATGCCTTCTCTAGCGGTCTGAGTTCTTGTGCAGACCTGGCATTGCTGGATCAAGGAAGGCAATTTCATTGCCTGGCACTAAAACTGGGGTGTGACTCCAAAATTTGTACTGGGAATGCACTGATCAACATGTATTCCAAGTGCGGTAAAATTGGATCCGCAAGGCTTACATTTGATGTCATGCATCTCCATGATGTCACATCCTGGAACTCTCTGATTCATGGTTTTGCACAGCATGGGGATGCAAATTTGGCACTAGAGGCATTCAGTGAGATGTGTTCCAATGGTTGCAAGCCAGATGACTCAACATTTCTGGGAGTCTTGGTAGGGTGCAATCATGCAGGTCTGGTAAAGGAAGGGAAGATGTTCTTCAGACTAATGATGGATCAATATGGTATCACACCGACTCCTCCTCACTACGCTTGCATGATTGACATGCTGGGTCGAAGTGGCAGATTCGATGAGGCACTGCACATGATCGAGATGATGCCATTCGAGCCTGATGTCTTGGTGTGGAAAACGCTATTAGCATCATGCAAGCTGCACAGGAATCTGGACATTGGAAAGCTCGCAGCAGGCAAGCTCATGGAGCTTTCAGAAAGGGACTCCGCGAGCTACGTGCTGATGTCCAACATCTACGCGATGCACGGAGAATGGCGGGATGCTGGGAGCGTGCGGAGGAGGATGGACGAAATGGGGGTCAAGAAGGAAGCCGGGTGGAGCTGGATTGAGGTCAAGAATGAGGTCCATGCCTTTGTTGCAGGAGACATGTCTCATCCAGACTCGGCGTCCATCTATCAGATGCTTGGGGAGCTTGTTGATGTGATGCAAGATACAAATTCACATATGCAGATTGCAGATTTAGATGTCAAAGATTAA